One part of the Arabidopsis thaliana chromosome 4, partial sequence genome encodes these proteins:
- a CDS encoding Mannose-P-dolichol utilization defect 1 protein (Mannose-P-dolichol utilization defect 1 protein; CONTAINS InterPro DOMAIN/s: Cystinosin/ERS1p repeat (InterPro:IPR006603), Mannose-P-dolichol utilization defect 1 protein (InterPro:IPR016817); BEST Arabidopsis thaliana protein match is: Mannose-P-dolichol utilization defect 1 protein (TAIR:AT5G59470.1); Has 30201 Blast hits to 17322 proteins in 780 species: Archae - 12; Bacteria - 1396; Metazoa - 17338; Fungi - 3422; Plants - 5037; Viruses - 0; Other Eukaryotes - 2996 (source: NCBI BLink).) → MDYLGIDMSCAIGSLRNGDFPEKDCLLPLISKLLGYCLVAASITVKLPQIMKIVQHKSVRGLSVVAFELEVVGYTISLAYCLHKGLPFSAFGEMAFLLIQALILVACIYYYSQPVPVTTWIRPLLYCAVAPTVLAGQINPTLFEALYASQHAIFLFARLPQIWKNFKNKSTGELSFLTFFMNFAGSIVRVFTSLQEKAPISILTGFALGVVTNGSILTQILLYSKPAAAKEKKAN, encoded by the exons ATGGATTATCTCGGAATCGACATGAGCTGCGCGATCGGATCTCTCCGGAACGGTGACTTCCCGGAGAAAgattgtcttcttcctctaattTCAAAGCTTCTCGGTTATTGCCTCGTTGCTGCTTCAATCACCGTCAAGCTCCCTCAG ATAATGAAAATCGTTCAACATAAGAGTGTACGAGGCTTAAGTGTTGTGGCATTTGAGCTTGAAGTTGTTGGTTACACAATTTCACTTGCTTATTGTTTGCATAAAGGTCTTCCCTTTTCGGCTTTCGGCGAAATGGCTTTTCTTTTGATCCAAG CTTTAATCTTGGTGGCTTGTATCTATTATTATTCACAACCAGTACCTGTCACAACTTGGATTAGACCACTTCT ATATTGCGCTGTGGCGCCAACTGTGCTTGCTGGACAGATTAATCCGACGCTTTTCGAAGCTCTTTAT GCTTCACAACATGCGATATTTCTCTTTGCAAGACTCCCTCAGATATGGAAGAACTTTAAA AACAAAAGCACTGGAGAACTTAGTTTCTTAACTTTCTTCATGAACTTTGCCGGGTCAATAG TGAGAGTTTTCACCAGCTTACAGGAAAAAGCTCCAATTAGCA TTCTTACGGGTTTCGCTCTTGGAGTCGTCACCAACGGAAGCATCCTGACGCAGATTCTCTTGTACTCGAAGCCTGCTGCtgcaaaggagaagaaagccAATTGA